The following proteins come from a genomic window of Lachnoclostridium phytofermentans ISDg:
- the ymfI gene encoding elongation factor P 5-aminopentanone reductase encodes MNKVALITGSSRGIGRAIALKFAKEDYAVIINGSKESKQLDSLQEEILSLSVPCLKFAGDISDYHVVETLFKEINCQFGRLDVLINNAGVSHIGLFTDMTPEEWTRLLQINFVSVLNTCHLAVPMFVSKKSGRILNISSVWGNCGASCEAVYSGTKGAINSFTKALAKELAPSNIPVNALACGVINTEMNQCFSDEEREALCEEIPMGRMATTEEVADTVFRLCEGSAYLTGQVITFDGGWI; translated from the coding sequence ATGAATAAAGTTGCTCTTATTACTGGCTCCTCTCGAGGCATCGGAAGAGCTATTGCTTTAAAATTTGCAAAAGAAGACTATGCCGTTATTATAAATGGCTCAAAGGAATCAAAGCAACTAGATTCTTTGCAAGAGGAAATCCTATCCCTATCTGTTCCTTGCCTTAAATTTGCCGGAGATATCAGTGATTATCACGTGGTAGAGACATTGTTTAAAGAAATCAATTGTCAGTTTGGTAGACTTGATGTACTTATCAACAATGCAGGTGTTTCACACATAGGTTTATTCACAGATATGACACCAGAGGAGTGGACAAGGTTACTTCAGATTAATTTTGTTTCTGTTCTTAATACCTGCCACTTGGCGGTTCCTATGTTTGTATCTAAAAAAAGTGGACGGATTTTAAATATCTCCTCCGTATGGGGAAATTGTGGAGCTTCTTGTGAGGCTGTTTACTCCGGGACGAAGGGTGCTATAAATTCATTTACCAAAGCACTTGCCAAAGAATTAGCTCCAAGTAACATTCCAGTGAATGCCCTCGCCTGCGGCGTAATTAATACTGAGATGAATCAGTGTTTTTCCGACGAGGAACGAGAAGCGCTGTGCGAGGAAATTCCAATGGGACGAATGGCGACTACAGAGGAAGTTGCTGATACAGTATTTCGTCTTTGTGAAGGAAGTGCATACCTAACCGGGCAGGTGATTACATTTGATGGTGGGTGGATATAA
- a CDS encoding M20 family peptidase: MVFSAFLFFIGEAVYRILCKGILLIVTLIFLILIIAVIRALILKPTSAKTASIDYPKDNRSMEYAKKLSKMIQCETISNRYDNDIAKFYKLHEVLEELYPSVHKKCEKHEMNGNLLFCLKGKGNAEPILLMSHQDVVEATGTWEQDPFSGLIKDGVIWGRGTVDTKGSLSCILQAVEELIDSGYEPEGDVYIASSCTEEFSGDGAPSIVAYLKHRRIKLAMLVDEGGMIIEEPLGGVKGLYAMVGVLEKGYGDIKFTARSNGGHASAPGRNTPLVRLGKFMTKMEKRNPFRKEFNPTVKEMFHRLAPNTGFGLRLVFANLWLFGPLFKRVMRRINSTGSALLQTTMAFTTAKGSNGLNVLPQEAYVTANMRFIPHQGTEESIELVTKFAKEYDLETEVIHKDYPRPVVDFKGEAFVKVEKAIEKLFPDVGVVPYVMTVGTDARFFSDICNNCIRFAPLYINKQQFASIHGLNENLNVEVLSKAVDFYKEIVYNM; this comes from the coding sequence ATGGTTTTTTCTGCATTTTTATTTTTTATAGGGGAAGCAGTGTATCGCATTCTTTGTAAGGGAATTCTCCTTATAGTAACACTGATATTTCTTATACTTATTATTGCGGTAATTCGAGCACTGATATTAAAACCTACGTCTGCAAAGACTGCATCCATTGACTATCCAAAAGATAACAGGTCCATGGAGTATGCGAAGAAGCTTTCTAAGATGATTCAGTGTGAAACAATTTCAAACCGGTATGACAATGATATTGCAAAATTTTATAAGTTGCATGAAGTACTGGAAGAGTTATATCCATCTGTACATAAAAAGTGTGAAAAGCATGAAATGAATGGGAACCTTCTATTCTGTCTGAAAGGAAAAGGAAATGCAGAGCCGATCCTACTTATGAGTCATCAAGATGTTGTGGAAGCAACGGGAACTTGGGAGCAGGATCCATTCAGCGGATTGATTAAGGATGGTGTTATCTGGGGAAGAGGAACTGTAGACACGAAGGGAAGCCTTAGTTGTATTTTACAAGCAGTAGAAGAATTAATTGATAGTGGATATGAGCCGGAAGGTGATGTTTATATTGCTAGTAGTTGCACGGAGGAGTTTTCTGGAGATGGAGCCCCTTCCATCGTGGCATATTTAAAGCATCGTAGAATTAAATTAGCGATGCTTGTAGATGAAGGTGGTATGATTATAGAAGAGCCGCTTGGTGGTGTAAAAGGTCTATATGCAATGGTTGGAGTATTAGAAAAGGGTTATGGTGATATTAAATTTACTGCTAGAAGTAATGGTGGTCATGCAAGTGCACCAGGTAGAAATACTCCATTGGTTCGTCTTGGTAAATTTATGACTAAGATGGAGAAGAGAAATCCTTTCCGTAAAGAATTTAACCCTACAGTAAAAGAAATGTTTCATCGATTGGCACCGAATACTGGTTTTGGTCTTCGTCTTGTGTTTGCTAATCTTTGGTTATTTGGTCCGTTATTTAAGAGAGTGATGAGACGAATTAATTCGACGGGATCAGCTTTACTTCAGACAACGATGGCATTTACCACTGCAAAAGGTTCGAATGGGCTGAATGTATTACCACAAGAAGCATACGTTACTGCCAACATGAGATTTATTCCGCATCAAGGAACAGAGGAAAGCATTGAACTTGTAACCAAATTTGCGAAAGAATATGATCTTGAGACGGAGGTTATCCATAAGGATTATCCACGTCCGGTAGTTGACTTCAAAGGAGAAGCTTTTGTTAAGGTGGAAAAAGCAATTGAAAAGTTATTTCCAGACGTAGGGGTTGTGCCATATGTTATGACAGTTGGAACAGATGCAAGATTCTTCAGCGACATTTGCAACAACTGCATTCGCTTTGCTCCGCTTTATATTAATAAGCAGCAATTTGCAAGTATTCATGGCCTCAATGAGAATCTTAATGTAGAGGTATTATCAAAGGCGGTGGATTTTTATAAGGAGATTGTTTATAACATGTAA
- a CDS encoding YgiQ family radical SAM protein, with translation MSKDYLPISREDMNNRGWEQCDFVYVIGDAYVDHPSFGPAIISRVLESNGYKVGIIAQPDWKDENSIQILGTPRLGFLVCGGNMDTMVNHYSVAKKRRATDAYSPGGQIGLRPDRATIVYCNLIRKVYKDAPIIIGGIESSLRRLAHYDYWSDKVRRSILLDSQADVLSYGMGEHSIVELADALNSGIAIKDITFISGTVYKTRDLSSVYEPVMLPSYEDILRDKEVFARSFYTQYVNTDPFTAKCLVEGYESGDYVVQNVPAKPLSQSEMDRVYALPYMRDYHPSYEEQGGIPAIEELKFSLTSNRGCFGGCNFCALTFHQGRMIQTRSHESIVSEATLLTWDPEFKGYINDVGGPTANFRHTSCEKQNTKGVCLNKQCLFPKPCSNLKVDHTDYLSLLKKLRELPKVKKVFIRSGIRFDYLIEDKDDTFMKELCENHVSGQLKVAPEHISDAVLSMMGKPENSVYEKFITRYKKTNETLGKKQFVVPYLMSSHPGSTMKEAVALAEYLRDIGYMPEQVQDFYPTPSTVSTCMYYTGIDPRTMKPVYVPKSPHEKAMQRALIQYRNPKNYNLVVEALTLANRTDLIGYDKKCLIRPNYMDKDKFGSRPSESGKNSVRKGGARGASNSGDGREKNGSSKGNKGSRGGFGSKAGRSAQSSELNRFEGRKTENKKYGKTIRNTHKKK, from the coding sequence ATGAGTAAAGATTATCTGCCAATAAGCAGAGAAGATATGAATAATAGAGGCTGGGAACAATGCGATTTTGTCTACGTCATCGGAGATGCTTATGTTGATCACCCATCCTTTGGCCCAGCAATTATCAGCCGAGTGCTTGAAAGTAACGGTTATAAGGTTGGTATCATTGCACAGCCAGATTGGAAAGATGAAAACAGCATTCAAATCCTAGGGACTCCAAGACTTGGCTTCTTAGTTTGTGGTGGAAATATGGACACCATGGTAAATCATTATTCTGTTGCGAAAAAACGTAGAGCAACAGATGCCTATTCTCCTGGCGGACAGATTGGCCTTCGTCCTGACCGAGCAACGATAGTGTATTGTAATTTAATTCGTAAGGTATATAAAGATGCTCCGATTATCATTGGAGGAATCGAATCATCTTTAAGAAGACTAGCGCATTATGATTATTGGAGTGATAAGGTTAGACGATCTATTTTACTTGATTCCCAAGCGGACGTCCTTTCGTACGGGATGGGGGAACATTCTATTGTTGAATTAGCGGATGCTTTAAATAGCGGAATTGCCATAAAGGACATTACGTTTATCTCTGGTACCGTTTATAAAACAAGAGATTTATCTTCCGTATATGAACCAGTCATGCTTCCATCTTACGAAGACATTCTGAGAGATAAGGAAGTATTTGCAAGAAGTTTTTATACTCAGTATGTAAACACAGATCCATTTACGGCAAAATGCCTTGTTGAAGGTTATGAATCAGGTGATTATGTAGTACAAAATGTTCCGGCGAAGCCACTTTCACAATCCGAGATGGATCGTGTTTATGCTCTTCCTTATATGCGTGATTACCATCCTTCTTATGAAGAACAGGGAGGAATTCCAGCAATTGAAGAACTTAAATTTAGTTTAACTAGTAACCGAGGCTGCTTTGGTGGATGTAATTTCTGTGCATTAACCTTCCATCAAGGAAGAATGATACAAACAAGAAGCCATGAATCCATTGTATCCGAAGCAACTCTTTTAACTTGGGATCCTGAGTTTAAAGGTTATATCAATGACGTTGGTGGACCTACCGCGAATTTTCGTCATACCTCTTGTGAAAAGCAAAATACAAAGGGGGTATGCTTGAATAAACAGTGTCTTTTCCCAAAACCATGTTCCAACCTAAAGGTTGACCATACCGATTACCTTTCCTTACTAAAGAAGCTAAGAGAGCTTCCAAAGGTGAAAAAAGTATTTATTCGTTCGGGTATCCGTTTTGATTATCTAATTGAGGATAAAGACGATACTTTTATGAAGGAATTATGTGAAAATCACGTGAGTGGCCAGCTTAAGGTTGCTCCAGAGCATATTTCAGACGCTGTACTTTCTATGATGGGTAAACCAGAAAATTCTGTCTATGAAAAATTTATTACCCGTTATAAAAAGACAAATGAAACATTAGGAAAGAAACAGTTTGTTGTTCCTTATCTGATGTCTTCACATCCTGGTTCTACGATGAAAGAAGCAGTTGCTTTAGCTGAGTATTTACGAGATATCGGATATATGCCAGAACAAGTACAGGATTTTTATCCAACTCCATCCACGGTTTCGACCTGTATGTACTATACCGGCATTGATCCTCGTACCATGAAGCCGGTGTATGTGCCAAAGTCTCCGCACGAAAAAGCAATGCAACGAGCTTTAATCCAGTATCGTAATCCGAAGAACTATAACTTGGTAGTAGAGGCTTTAACCTTAGCAAATCGCACCGACTTAATTGGTTATGATAAAAAGTGTCTAATACGACCAAATTATATGGATAAGGATAAGTTCGGAAGCAGACCTTCTGAGTCAGGAAAGAATTCTGTGAGAAAAGGTGGTGCAAGAGGAGCTTCTAATTCAGGCGATGGTAGAGAGAAAAATGGAAGTAGTAAAGGAAATAAGGGTTCACGAGGTGGCTTTGGAAGTAAGGCCGGAAGAAGTGCACAAAGTAGTGAATTAAACCGGTTTGAAGGCAGAAAAACAGAGAATAAAAAATACGGTAAAACGATTCGAAATACGCATAAGAAGAAATAA
- a CDS encoding AAC(3) family N-acetyltransferase — translation MRTINQLIKEIEELQIKPTDTVMVHTSLRAIGEVENGAEGIIKAFTEYLKDGLLLIPTHTWAFINEKEPTLDLMNPTTCIGTLPNIAASHPLGKRSYHPTHSMVAFGKRSEEYIKGEEHSDTPGSPDGCWGRLYQENAKILLIGVGQERNTFLHAVEEINHIPQRLSEVKQLLIRNEDGTITKRLSHAHYNPYCSHISENYVKFEPYFYYGKALSYGTLGNAKVQICDAKGCADIMMAISNHCDFDLCIDETPIPLPVEELDNLLKR, via the coding sequence ATGCGAACTATCAATCAACTGATAAAGGAAATTGAAGAATTACAAATCAAACCGACAGATACTGTAATGGTACATACATCACTTCGTGCAATTGGTGAAGTTGAAAATGGTGCGGAAGGTATTATAAAAGCTTTTACTGAGTACCTAAAGGATGGACTTTTGCTAATCCCTACACATACCTGGGCATTTATAAATGAGAAGGAACCTACACTTGATTTAATGAATCCGACAACCTGTATTGGAACACTTCCTAATATAGCGGCATCTCATCCTCTTGGAAAGAGATCTTACCATCCAACTCACTCTATGGTTGCTTTTGGCAAACGTTCAGAGGAATACATTAAGGGTGAAGAACATAGTGATACGCCAGGATCACCGGATGGATGTTGGGGAAGACTATACCAGGAAAATGCAAAGATTTTACTCATAGGAGTAGGTCAGGAGAGAAATACGTTTCTTCATGCAGTCGAGGAAATCAATCATATTCCACAAAGATTATCAGAAGTGAAACAATTATTGATTCGAAACGAAGATGGAACCATAACAAAACGTTTATCTCATGCTCACTATAATCCTTACTGTAGTCATATATCAGAGAATTATGTGAAATTTGAGCCTTATTTTTATTATGGCAAAGCTCTATCCTATGGAACATTAGGAAATGCTAAGGTACAGATATGCGATGCAAAGGGCTGTGCTGATATTATGATGGCAATTTCAAATCATTGTGATTTTGATTTATGTATTGATGAGACACCAATTCCACTTCCGGTAGAAGAACTAGACAACTTACTTAAAAGATAG
- a CDS encoding glycoside hydrolase family 43 protein, which produces METNPILRLDYPDPDVIRVDDTYYMVSTTMHFMPGCEILRSYDLIHWEHASYVYEVLDSTPAQRLQDEENIYGKGMWAATLRYNKGFFYILFVANDTRKTYLYTSKQVIGPWKKQQVEGFYHDASLLFDDDRVYIVYGNKQIYITELREDLLGPKPNGLHRMIISEDWNPMLGYEGSHIYKIHNKYYIFLIHSDAKEWKRIEACFVSDSLDGTFIGGDILNDDMGYRNLGVAQGGIVDTKDGEWYAILFQDRGAVGRIPVLVPVTWVNDYPVFGEDGKVPKMITTSSLKPQYTYQPLVGSDDFVYDSNDIRERKLKSFWQWNHEPDSKAWLIDQNKNGYCIRTQKLSKDMTQANNTLTQRMRFPNCAAFVTVDGAELNDGDYAGIGALQGCFGMIALTRENGEYYICMQAREATNTSLEAETENAHGIEYARIPVNSHEVTFKLSVDFMNQKDEAKFYYLTENGFEQLGIVHSLYFKLDHFAGCRFALFNYSTKQYGGVACFQNFVYE; this is translated from the coding sequence ATGGAAACTAATCCGATTCTACGTTTGGATTATCCGGATCCGGATGTAATCCGTGTTGATGACACGTATTATATGGTGAGTACAACGATGCATTTCATGCCAGGTTGTGAGATCTTGCGTTCTTATGATTTGATTCATTGGGAACATGCCTCTTATGTTTATGAGGTTTTGGATAGTACACCAGCTCAGAGATTACAGGATGAGGAAAATATATACGGGAAAGGCATGTGGGCTGCTACACTTCGTTATAACAAAGGATTCTTTTATATCTTATTTGTAGCAAATGATACTAGAAAAACTTATCTCTATACTTCAAAACAGGTAATAGGGCCGTGGAAGAAACAGCAAGTGGAGGGTTTTTATCATGATGCATCTCTTCTTTTTGATGATGATAGAGTTTATATAGTTTATGGGAATAAACAAATATATATAACAGAATTAAGAGAAGATCTTTTAGGTCCTAAACCGAATGGGCTTCATCGTATGATTATTTCTGAGGACTGGAACCCAATGCTTGGCTATGAAGGTTCACATATCTATAAAATACATAACAAATACTACATATTTCTTATTCATTCGGATGCAAAGGAATGGAAACGAATTGAGGCTTGCTTTGTTTCAGACTCCTTAGATGGTACTTTTATTGGCGGAGATATATTAAATGATGATATGGGGTATCGAAACCTGGGAGTAGCACAGGGTGGAATTGTTGACACGAAAGATGGAGAATGGTATGCCATTTTATTTCAGGATAGGGGAGCGGTTGGAAGGATTCCGGTATTAGTACCAGTGACATGGGTGAATGATTATCCGGTATTTGGTGAAGATGGTAAGGTACCAAAAATGATAACAACCAGTAGTCTTAAGCCTCAGTATACCTATCAGCCCCTAGTAGGAAGTGACGATTTTGTTTATGATTCCAACGACATAAGAGAAAGAAAACTAAAATCTTTTTGGCAGTGGAATCATGAACCTGACTCTAAAGCATGGTTGATTGATCAAAATAAGAATGGCTATTGTATCCGTACTCAAAAACTTTCTAAGGATATGACACAGGCGAATAATACCCTAACACAGCGAATGAGATTTCCTAACTGTGCTGCTTTTGTCACTGTGGACGGAGCAGAGTTAAACGATGGTGATTATGCTGGAATTGGAGCGTTACAGGGATGCTTTGGCATGATAGCCTTAACGCGTGAGAATGGAGAATATTATATCTGTATGCAGGCTAGGGAGGCAACGAATACTTCTTTAGAGGCGGAAACGGAAAACGCCCATGGCATAGAGTATGCTAGAATTCCAGTAAACAGCCACGAAGTCACCTTTAAGCTTTCGGTTGATTTTATGAATCAGAAAGATGAAGCAAAGTTTTATTATCTAACTGAAAATGGTTTTGAACAACTTGGTATCGTACATTCTTTATATTTTAAGTTAGATCATTTTGCAGGCTGTCGATTCGCATTATTTAATTATTCAACGAAACAATATGGAGGCGTTGCATGCTTTCAGAATTTTGTCTATGAGTAA
- a CDS encoding SDR family NAD(P)-dependent oxidoreductase, with translation MINVNGRWALITGASRGVGYQIAIFMAKQGCNLILHSRSLEHTHAVLEEVKELGVNAYSVAAELSNPDEVRHMLEEIDALGVEVSLVFNDAGVQVAYRTEYFKTPVEDFTSSFMINTIAPAMICYHFLPKMIEKGFGRILNTTSGIQNEPQQAGYSASKAALDKYTKDLASVVEGTDVLINLTDPGWCRTSLGGPYAPNSVESVIPGIVVGAFVDDKRSGRLFNAQSFCDMSLEDAVKEAQE, from the coding sequence ATGATTAATGTCAATGGCCGCTGGGCTCTCATCACCGGTGCTAGTAGAGGTGTCGGATATCAAATCGCCATATTTATGGCAAAGCAAGGATGCAATCTTATCTTACATAGCCGCTCATTAGAGCATACTCATGCAGTATTAGAAGAAGTAAAAGAACTTGGTGTCAATGCTTATTCCGTAGCTGCCGAATTGTCAAACCCGGATGAAGTTAGACATATGTTAGAAGAAATTGATGCCCTTGGTGTCGAGGTATCTCTTGTCTTTAACGATGCAGGTGTGCAAGTTGCATACCGCACTGAGTATTTCAAAACCCCGGTGGAAGATTTCACTTCAAGCTTTATGATTAATACCATAGCACCTGCTATGATTTGTTATCATTTCCTTCCAAAGATGATAGAAAAAGGGTTTGGCCGAATCCTTAATACAACAAGTGGTATTCAAAATGAGCCTCAACAAGCCGGATACTCAGCAAGTAAAGCTGCTCTTGATAAATATACTAAAGATTTAGCTTCGGTGGTAGAAGGTACCGATGTTTTAATAAACCTAACTGATCCCGGTTGGTGCCGTACCTCTCTTGGCGGTCCGTATGCTCCAAATTCCGTAGAATCTGTAATACCAGGTATCGTTGTTGGTGCCTTCGTAGATGATAAAAGAAGCGGAAGATTATTTAATGCACAATCTTTTTGCGATATGAGCTTAGAGGATGCGGTTAAAGAGGCACAAGAATGA
- a CDS encoding cation:proton antiporter, with the protein MIILLLRLLAAIVIAYFIGRLVSKVKLPAILGWLIAGMILGPHAFSLMNLEVLDANWYQTMVHILECAVGLMIGTELVWKKIKQSGKSIIITTLTQSLGTFLIVSLVFGIVFYFSSIPLYLAFIFGGIALATAPAPALSIVREFKTDGPVTKALIPMAALDDMVGVVVFFTTISIIASNISEKKLPAYLIVVVVLLPLVIGVVTGLFAGFVLKKERNAPATIALLIVTLLIASAVGFIFNDYIMPKPVLNFMLIGMAFSATFANMMSEERLEQIMQSFNPILGLSMIVVILNLGAPLDYHLILGAGLFTAIYILARAFGKYFGALFGASITKSPDTVKKYLGLTLLPHSGVSLVFTGIAVSVLSTPAPESAKIIQGTIAAAAVINEIIAVIIAKKGFEWAGEFNKKVDATNG; encoded by the coding sequence ATGATAATTTTATTATTAAGATTATTAGCAGCAATTGTAATTGCGTATTTTATTGGTAGGCTAGTTTCTAAAGTTAAGTTACCAGCAATACTTGGTTGGCTTATTGCTGGAATGATACTTGGGCCTCATGCTTTCTCACTTATGAATTTAGAGGTCCTTGATGCCAATTGGTATCAGACAATGGTGCACATTCTAGAGTGTGCTGTAGGGTTAATGATTGGTACTGAGCTTGTTTGGAAGAAAATTAAGCAGTCCGGAAAGTCTATTATCATAACTACACTGACTCAGTCGCTTGGAACCTTTCTTATTGTATCTTTGGTATTTGGAATAGTTTTTTATTTTTCAAGTATTCCTTTATACCTTGCTTTTATATTTGGTGGTATTGCTTTAGCAACTGCGCCAGCACCAGCACTTTCTATTGTAAGAGAATTTAAAACGGATGGACCAGTAACCAAAGCACTGATACCAATGGCAGCTCTTGATGATATGGTTGGTGTGGTTGTATTTTTTACAACAATATCAATTATAGCATCAAATATTTCTGAGAAAAAATTACCTGCTTATCTGATAGTAGTAGTGGTTCTTTTGCCACTTGTAATTGGTGTTGTAACAGGTTTATTTGCTGGATTTGTTTTAAAGAAAGAGCGTAATGCCCCAGCAACAATTGCATTACTCATTGTAACTTTATTGATTGCGTCAGCAGTTGGCTTTATATTTAATGACTATATAATGCCCAAACCAGTGTTAAATTTTATGCTAATTGGTATGGCATTTTCCGCTACCTTCGCTAATATGATGTCAGAAGAGAGACTGGAACAAATTATGCAGAGTTTTAATCCGATTTTAGGACTCTCAATGATTGTTGTAATCCTAAATCTTGGGGCGCCTCTTGATTATCATTTAATTTTGGGAGCAGGTTTATTTACTGCTATCTATATTCTTGCAAGGGCATTTGGTAAATATTTTGGAGCATTGTTTGGTGCCAGTATTACAAAGTCGCCAGACACAGTAAAAAAATATTTAGGACTGACGCTGTTACCACATTCGGGGGTATCACTAGTATTTACAGGAATAGCAGTTTCCGTTCTATCTACACCTGCGCCAGAGAGTGCGAAAATTATACAAGGTACGATTGCCGCCGCGGCAGTTATTAATGAGATAATTGCTGTGATCATTGCTAAGAAAGGATTTGAGTGGGCAGGTGAGTTTAATAAAAAGGTAGATGCTACGAATGGTTAA
- a CDS encoding TetR/AcrR family transcriptional regulator, which yields MKKEEKTELTKEKIINAAIIEFGLKGYEGASLNNICNDNGISKGLIYHNFKSKDEIYLICVRRCFDMITAYLQEQNVNSDMHQYMELRFRFFSEHPVYARIFFESVLQSPKHLIEEIKELKKDFDELNIKIYRLALSKLTLRDSVTEQEALEYYSMVQNMFHGLFQYGVFQNEDYTALIDAHETKLAKILDLMLYGIAKEGKE from the coding sequence ATGAAGAAAGAGGAAAAAACTGAATTAACAAAGGAAAAGATAATTAATGCTGCAATCATAGAATTTGGTTTAAAAGGATACGAAGGGGCATCCCTAAATAATATATGCAACGATAATGGAATTTCCAAAGGTCTTATCTATCATAATTTTAAGAGTAAGGATGAGATTTATTTGATTTGCGTTAGAAGATGTTTTGATATGATAACGGCATATTTACAGGAGCAAAACGTTAATAGTGATATGCATCAGTATATGGAATTGCGATTTCGTTTCTTCTCAGAACATCCAGTGTACGCTCGAATCTTTTTTGAATCGGTTTTACAGTCACCAAAACATTTAATAGAGGAGATTAAAGAATTAAAAAAAGATTTTGATGAATTGAATATCAAAATCTACCGTTTGGCGCTATCAAAATTAACTTTGAGGGATAGTGTTACCGAACAGGAGGCGCTCGAGTATTACAGCATGGTGCAGAATATGTTTCATGGTTTATTTCAATATGGAGTTTTTCAAAATGAAGATTACACTGCACTTATAGATGCACATGAAACGAAACTTGCCAAAATACTTGATTTGATGCTCTATGGTATCGCGAAGGAGGGAAAAGAATGA
- a CDS encoding amidohydrolase family protein, translating to MGWIKNVLLEIGREEIVKDTMETKTEQVCLFIQDGSIKEITSVVPEDAKDVIDAKGYLALPTLMDNHIHLDKGHYGGKWHAVVPMHSVAERIEEERGFLRDALADTPQKAQALIDLITGRGATFLRVQTNVDPVIGLDNVTAIKEVLEQNKHKLKYEIVVFPQHGTVVTEELGLLSKSLEDEAVTTIGSVDPATIDGDIEKSLKITFDLATKYQKEIDIHLHDRGTLGIFEINRIIDYTIATNMQGKVQISHAFSLADVSNDVVIATLKRLKEANIAINTTVPIGMKALSIPLLESYGVKVNIVNDNINDHWSPFGSGDLIERASRAAECFSMTDEVSLSQALGLVTNGITPLDLEGNMVWPKVGDKGNILFVKAETSAHLIGRVCPERVVLFEGECVSGEFK from the coding sequence ATGGGTTGGATTAAGAATGTGCTTCTTGAGATAGGAAGAGAAGAAATTGTAAAAGATACAATGGAAACAAAGACAGAACAAGTTTGTCTATTCATTCAAGATGGCAGTATCAAAGAAATTACGTCAGTAGTTCCTGAAGATGCAAAAGATGTAATTGATGCAAAAGGGTATTTGGCATTACCGACCCTTATGGATAATCATATTCACTTGGATAAAGGTCATTACGGTGGCAAATGGCATGCTGTAGTACCAATGCATAGTGTTGCAGAAAGAATTGAAGAAGAGAGAGGATTTTTACGTGATGCTCTTGCAGATACACCGCAAAAAGCACAAGCCTTAATAGACTTGATTACAGGTAGGGGTGCAACGTTTTTACGTGTACAAACGAACGTAGACCCTGTAATTGGGTTAGATAATGTTACTGCTATCAAAGAAGTTCTTGAACAAAACAAACATAAATTAAAGTATGAAATCGTAGTATTTCCACAGCATGGAACAGTAGTTACAGAAGAACTAGGTTTATTAAGCAAATCATTAGAAGATGAGGCTGTTACAACTATAGGTAGTGTAGATCCAGCAACAATTGATGGAGACATTGAAAAATCATTAAAGATTACGTTTGATTTAGCAACCAAATATCAGAAGGAAATTGATATCCATTTACATGATAGAGGTACTTTAGGTATTTTTGAAATCAATCGTATCATTGACTATACGATTGCTACGAATATGCAGGGAAAAGTACAAATAAGTCACGCATTTTCGCTTGCAGATGTATCGAATGATGTAGTAATAGCTACTTTAAAACGTTTAAAAGAGGCTAATATAGCAATTAATACAACCGTTCCGATTGGGATGAAGGCTTTATCCATTCCATTGCTAGAAAGTTACGGTGTTAAGGTAAATATAGTTAATGATAATATTAATGACCACTGGAGCCCATTTGGATCGGGAGACTTAATCGAAAGAGCAAGTCGCGCGGCGGAATGTTTTTCTATGACTGATGAAGTTTCCTTATCACAGGCTTTAGGACTTGTTACAAATGGCATAACCCCTCTTGATCTAGAAGGAAATATGGTTTGGCCTAAGGTCGGAGATAAAGGAAATATTCTTTTTGTAAAGGCAGAGACTTCTGCCCACTTAATAGGAAGAGTTTGCCCTGAAAGAGTTGTTTTATTTGAAGGAGAATGTGTATCCGGAGAATTTAAATAG